Genomic segment of Carassius carassius chromosome 19, fCarCar2.1, whole genome shotgun sequence:
GCCAAGTTCCCTTTAAAACCGAGGTGTGGAGATGAGCAGCCGAATGCTGTGACGTCCAAATTCCTCACATGAAACTCAGTTTATCCCAAAGCTCTCCACTAATTCTTCTCTGTGTTTTTGTTGTCAAAAACAACAGATTATTCATGTAATGATGACTCTTGTCAAGTGGGGAATTTTGACATTGCCTTTATGCGTTTAGTATAAACACTGACAATTTTTTTGTCATGAACCATATGTGCATGTCACAATCCTTCTATCTGAATCATACAGAAATATGATTTTACACGTATCATATGACCTCTGGTCCTCTCTGTGACAATAGTCATTGTTTCCCAATTTACTTCCATCTGGCCCTTCATTTAAATCCTGAACTATCAACACTTCCAGTGATAAGAGAACTTGAATGACAAATCACAGACAGAAGATCTCTAGTGTTAATTCAACACAAAGAAAgatgttttaaaacatgttttaaaacaataacattattatCTTTCTCTCAGCTTTTCTGTATTCTTCCCCACAAGAGACTTTTCTGGAACAAAGAATGCAACTGCGACACGTGGCTCCTCTCTAAAAGACTGCCAGTCGCAGTAATCGGCACAGATTATTTTCGAGTAGATCTCCAGGGACTTGAAGTTCTCTCAAAGCCACAGATTAATTTTATTCACTTATCCAGGCATGAGGTATGCCAAATGAACGAAATGCGGAACGTGGTTTAACAGGAACTGGTGGAACAATGCAACTGGCAATCTCCGTTTCACCCAAGATTATGAAAGTTCAATCATGTGTCATCTTGTTTGTTTCGACTCTCAGATGTGATTTCCAGAagcttcactcttaaaaataaaggttctttattggcatcatgGATGTAATGATTAACCGCGAGCcagttgaaaatgtattaaaatatgtggcgattcaaatcggttgagatgctaaacaaatcgcgATTCAGTTAGCGGTaggggtttatatgaatgtattgtatgatggattttgggcttgttttaaaatttaatttagttttgttatttagatTTAtgctatatttaaatttttgtcatttagcagacacttttatccaaagcaacttacatatGGGGACAACAGAagcactcaaaaccaacaaaagagcaatgatatacaagtatattagtatattattatagtgttatatttcagtttcacaaacaaacgtgcagcattttgtccaagcaataataaaaggacaaatgtaatttataattggtcttaaatctaattttgtaaaaaaataaaataaataataataataatgattaatgatTTAAATCGTGAGTTGACTGAATTGTTACATACCAAATTGGCATCAATGGTTTCAAAACTTTTAccatccatggaaacttttcaTTCCATAAGCTTCTTTACAGTGGAAAAAGATtttaagattattaaaatgttcttcacactaagaaaaaaaatgattattttaagaactgttcactgctcagtgaaaggttttttggggaaccAAAACTGGTTCTCACTGTGAAAACCCCCTTAAACTCATAACCTTTTAAAAACATTCCTTTATTCTTCACAAAACTAAGAAAAACCTTTATAAAGACCACTTTTattcttatttctttctttttttttacttcaaaaagGGGAGAAGATATGTGTAGACAGACAGGAAAGCGGTGAAGAAGCTCTCCTGAGTGCTGGAAGGAAGTGCTCTGGGGAGACCACCATGTAGATAGCCCAGTGCCTCGCAACATGGAAAAACAAGAAAGAGCACGGGACGACAAAACTCAGCGTGCATTCAAAGAAGCGAATGTTTGTACAGCCCGAGCAATGATCTTCAGATAAACTTGAGGACAGAGAAGGAACACAACGATTCCTCACATCCTCTTTTGTTTCCCCtcaagtgttaaagcatgcagaTGGTACACATCAGGTGAACTTTGCCttaaataatgatgacaaaagACTTGGGAAAGCCGATCTGCTTAACATTCTTCCTTTAGGCGTTGACATTTGACAACTGCCACTAAAACTGCAAAATAATCAGAGCTgggtaaaaatatagattttccaAATAATCGTGATCTTCCTTTGAATGATGTTGAATCTTTTTACTGTTTGCCAGTGTTTCTAATACTGTTTTGAATGGTGGCACAACACTGCTGCTAAATCTACACGACATAAATGATATATTGTAACTCGAGCTGGAAGTCTAAAttgaaatgtacaaataaaaatgttatgtacTGTGTTAAATACAGCTTGACTACTGTGGTTTCAGTCACCATCAAATGATTCCTTTAtcagttctttttaatgaatcagaaTCATACAACACAACTCATGAGTGATTTGTTTTAGTGAATTTAACCAGTGGGGTCTGATTCATGAACTGttttgaactggttctttttagtgaatcaaaacttTCTGTGCAGTCAGTGTAGTCTGAATTATGAACACTTGTATATGAGCCAGTTCTTTTTAGTGATGAGTGTGACTGATTTGCAAACTCTTTTAAGACAGTTCTTGTGAGTGAATCAAAAAACACTGTCCTATGTATGAACAATTGCCTGTTCATTCATTGAATCaattaatgaatcattcaaaaatacattttatagactTTTCTGCTTTCTGGAGCTGACTATTTCTGGTGTTTGTAactcaaaaaaaagagagaaatgttcATGGGTTCACAATTTTATGATaattttacacatttacacaACTGAAATATGTCCAAATGAATCCATTCGATAGCCTGCTCTaaactggctttttttttttttttttttagaagattaTGAAGCTCTCTGAATTTCTTGAACCCTTTGCTTACTTTTGTGTTTAAGTAGATTTATCAAAAGTTGTAGCACAATATTGTTAGCAGCTTTTGAACCAATCCCTAATGTGTCTGGGCaggttttcattcatgaatatcAGAGAGTTCATTCACTTCAGGAAAGatggtaaaaaaatatatgctaATTGTAAATGGATGAACTCTGTCACCTGACACAACTGcttcaaataaacataaaagagAACTGAAAGTTCCATAGGAAAAACACTTTATTGAAAAACATGTTCAGTTTGTAACAGACTGGTGGAATGTGTGCCATTTCATTTCTAGGACTTTATAAGGTTGCGCGTCCTGACCAGATCTTACTGCGAGAGAAGGATGGGCGCATGGGCCATCAGGGAAACGGTAGTTACAGAAAGATAACAGGAAATGGAGAAGTTGGGGAAAAACTCAAATGATAATACTGAGGTTACGTTCAAACTGGGtcaaaaaaaaatccaacagaaaaaagcaaaaacaaagaactaattaaataaatatctatGGTACACACGTATGGCACAAATATGCAGCAAGCAGTCAGTTTGGcaattctcattttcatttttaaaccaGATCACCATGGGAACAGTGCAAAAGGGTTGAGTGGGAGGGGTCTGACGAGTGCTAGCTAAAATACATTGCAAAAAATTCAAATTCTATACAAAACATCTTACTTAAGAGtttataaaaaatgatttattggGTTTGTCGTCAATATATACACAagttatttaccaaaaaaaattaGTATGCTCTCTTTTAACTGAAgtgattcatgtttttttttctttttttcgtaACTTTTTATATTTGCTAGAAATGTGAGAATAAGGCTATCGTAACAACCGGGGATCCATTTACAATACAAACAATAACGTATTTACAGCCTCTCACCTACAGATGTACGGTGCAAAAACTAGAGTCCCGTGAACTCAGGGTGACCATACAAGCAAGGCATTTTACAATGGCCCGAAGACACTTCTCCCTGCGCTTCGCAAACCTTCCGCCCACATCGGTGCAACATCTTACGCTACTAGTTGAGGCTTACCGCTCCTAAAATGTTACAGGAAAGTTTGCAAGCTGTTTCCGGAACAGTGTCTTCGGATTCAAAGAAACTAAGGAGATTGTCATATTTAGCCCATATGGGACAGCAACTGAACTGCAATATGTTTGTAGTTTTTGTAGTATGTGTGTGTCTTctaaagtttaaaacaactgCTCAGTCTTCCAAGATGTATGTGTGTAAGAGTTCATGTTTCACAGTTTACCTCGAACCTACAACACAAAgtaaaaaatcaaataataataacacaccGGGGTTGTAGTGTTTTTGTATGCTGtattgtttcatttaattttcagtgGTTAAGAACACTTTTCCATAGGTGAACGtatatcatctttttttttctcaattgttataaaaataaataaaaattgcatatTTGCAGATTTTGTGGCCTCTTACAGAGGCACAAAGCTCCGATCACACAAGGCTTGGCTTCTCGGTGAGATTCAAGAACCTCCATCAACAAGTGAAAACAAAATGGATGAACAGTTAATGTGCGACTATGGCGATCCACAGTCAGTTTGTGGACATTTTCAACTCTCAAACGATTTCGATTTCAACGTAAGAAACAAATGAAGATAACTGTCATTGCTCACCAAGGGTTTCATATGAATGACGACAAAAAATTCCAGTTCCTAGTTTCAAAATCCTGCGGGTTGTGGGATACTCTGGCCTCTGCTCGGCGACTTCCTCTCTAAAACGCATGCTAGGTCCACTTGTGACCTCCATCgatcataatgtgtttttttccccctccagaAATGTCCCACAATTTGAGCCTGAAAGATCTAATTTCATGCAATTTACTACATTTAGCCCGTGCTCGTTCTCATCTGGTATGCTCGCTAACCCACGTCTACTGCTCTCCTTCCAGATTAAGGGGCCTAATTTCAACCCAGAGCACATCTGAGCTTCATCAACAGAGACAGGCAGGCCTGGAGAAGTTGGTTTAGCCAGGACTCTGTTAGACGTGCCCTTCCTTTGGTCCATTTCTGGCCCTTCCCTCTCATTCCTTTCGGCTATTTTAAAACCCAACATGCTGTTTTCCCTgagggctccttccaaagccgcCCCTTCCCTGGCCATGAGCGCATGTGCTTTTAgtatggctgtgtgtgtgtttgtggtccaAAGGCAGCTATTCGTGTAGGGATCGATGGAAAAAAGCAAATAGCGAGATGGAGACATATCTGTTAACGAAAAGGAAAACTGGAATCTTGCATAATGTGCAGATTCGCCATAAATTATTCATATTCTTGCTGTATCACACTGAGCTGTCTGTGCGCTAGCATAAATAAAGTCTACCTGCACTTTTTCAAACCTTTTTCAACTAGCGctaaacaaatccaaaaacaattgttaatgaaatattttgtttcatttcaacTAAACAATTCGATTTTGATGTCCCTGTGCTTTTGAGCGAAAAAGTAGAGCACCAGTTCCTCTCTACCACAATCTGCACTGGCCACTGGTGagggagaatgtgtgtgtgtcagtgtgtgatgGCAGAAATACTAGAAAAACAGGAACTTTCGCAGCGACATGCCTGGGGAAGGCGGCCATTTTGTGTCAAAAATGACAGATTTTGCTAATAAGCCTTGAGTGATTTGCTCGCTGCTCACTTTCTTAATCCGTTTTCTTGAGTTTATTCTCCTTGTAGGACAAGTGGTGAGGCTTTCAAAGTGCTGCTAAAGTGTTCAAGTGGGTCCTCCACCTTCCCAGCAGGCAACAGGACAGCAACTGTACCAAATATCGACGTTCTTCCCTTCCTtctatctctctgtgtgtcttATTTTTCCAGCCCTGGCAGCAGACGTATACGAAatgaaatgtgtgtatgtgtcttcCACGCTACTACACAGCACATAAACCAGCACAAAAGGATCTCTATGACAATACCTATTAGTCTTCTACCAAACGAATCTGCAATTGGACTGCACTGGGAATGACAGAAAGAAATGCAAGTAAGACGCTTGACCATACAAAAAGACTTCAAGTAAACATCGTGAGTCATTTTGTAGAGGTGAGCAAATGAGGAGAGTTAACGTAAATGAAAACAGTATGAGTGAACGTGCAAAAACAGATGAAGTCCATTCAAATGTCCAACAGTAGGCTCCTGAGAGCTTCCCGCTTCATTGATAAATCCCCTTCCTGTAGCTCTGGCCAATAGGCTGCATTCACTTCCTGTTTCAAGATGGATCAGCCAATCAGCCAAGCTGAATAAACAGCTCAAGTTCATATTTCTTGCTATGTGATACTGTCACGTCACTTCTCCATCTCCGTGTGTTGTGTCTATAAGGGAGATGATGTAGTAGAAAAAAGAGGAAGAATCATTGTCTTGACCTCTCTTTTCACGGCCACCCTCTCAACCCCACTCTCCcccactcgtctgattcacacaCGCTCCCTTGTACACACTATAGTATCTGTTATAGTGCACGTCAATCTCCAGAAGGGTTTCGGTTttcttttttgtcctttttttattttgtttcgtttttgCAGGTGCAAGAGCAGCGAATCAGGAGTGTCACTCCACCATCAGCAACATCTATACTGAGAGTAATAATCaggaatattataaaataaacaagaaCAGCAAAAAAATAAGAGGGGGCAGGACGAGGGTGAGCTCAGGCATCAATGCTGCCCTCGAGGGGTTCATCGAGGGGCATGTGGGGGGTTAGAGTTAAAACGTCCGAAAAAAGCGTGTCCGTTTTCACACTTTATAATAGATGTTTGCTGGGCTTTGGGGCGGCATTTCCTGTACGATGTAAACAGGGTGTCCGTAATCGCCGCTCACTTTCTCATAATGCGGGCAGAAGACGCTGTCAGCAGTCCGCAGCGGGATGATGATGTCGCTAGGCTCCGAGCCGTTGTTGTTGCCGCCGCTGCCGCCCCTCTTGGGCGTGGCTAATGTACTGAGTGACAGCGTGGTTGCGTGCTGAGGCGAGTGTTTGCGATGGCGTCGTCGATACTTCAGCAGGAGGACTACCagcataatgatgatgatgatgacaatgaCGCTGGCTGAGGCGATGCAGGCAAACAGGGCGACCTCTGAACCGATGACCGATGATGATTTATTTCCATCTCCCTTCTCTTCACCTTGATGAGCTGCGTCTATGTGGGAAAAAAacaagtttgttaaaaaaaagaaaaaaaaaacctattagcAACTAGTATTAAGTACTGTTCACATTGAAAAACTATAACAATACATGATAACTAGAATAGTTTAACAGTGGGGTGCGATATGACGATTTTTGATCATGCCTGATTAATTTGTCTCCACGATCTGTTGTGGGTGTTCTTGACAGTTGTTATGAGGCTTTTgttttaatagtgttcatcgatAGTGTACCGATATCGGAATTATATTGTATCGACCAAAATtagaaatatattgtgatataaattTTAACCATATCGTCTAGCCCTACTTGAATGGCTATGTTTTTAAATTAGGGAAATTAGTTTAGCTGTACTGCTTAGACATCTTGCAAAATAGTAAGTCCAACATGACAAGGAATTGTGATAAAATTTTCAATCGTACTattcttgaaaataaaataaaaaatcgacATGATACGATatgatatttttgccatatcACCCACCCCTACATTGAtctaaatgttaatatataattatagttaTCGTTTTTTAGTTATCGCTCTTTAGGCTTTCAGACTAGAATGGAAATGGCATACTCATGAGCAATTAAAAGATGCCTTGGCCTATTTTATATATGGTGTAATaaatttacatgtatttaattaGCATGCGCCTTTATCTAAAGCAACTTCCAAAGGGGAGAAAATGCAAGCGATTGATCATAAAAGAGCCGACGGTATTAGCAGTGCCATGAAAACAAATTTCAAAAAGAAACCAAATACAAATCTTGAGTAATATCATAAGTGCTGTAGAGAAAAGaaagataatttttaaaaagaagtgcctttatctaaattatttaaattaattagttttgtgCTTCTGAAAGCCGTCAATTTTTAGTACTCTCAAAAATGTGTATTAGGATAGATAACGTCCATGGTTGTGGAAAGCTGAGGACAGAGTGACCTCACACAGCTTTGGACTCCAGTGAGTTTGTCTGGTGAATGAACAGAAGTGATGAACAGAAGAGCTGCTGATGCTCACACTCAGGCTGTTTTACAAGTGGATTATTGTACCTAAGACACTCCACTCAAATTACTTTGATGTCCATATGCTTCTACGTAGAAGTTGAATTCTACAACGAATGCGTCTGTCTTGCTCTGTCACATTAACGTTTGCTTGTCAGAAGGATTTTATGAAAACGAATCAGCGTGCATGTCATTGTGACAGAGGACTGGTACTTGCTCAGCAAAAAAGGGATTAAAAAGCAGACGGAATGATGAATCAGTGAGTGTCCCTTTACAGGTGTGTGAGGTGATAAAGTGTGTGACGTACCCGGCTTGTCAAGTACTTCATTCGATTTGGTGTCCTTGCCCCCTATGTCGGGGTGTTTGGGAGGGTAACTGGTTGGGTATTCTTTGGGGGAAATGGGATCGGAGGGGTCTGCAAAACATAGATAAGAAACACATTCATCACTCTGATATATGCACGCATTTTCATGTGGAGAGCTATTACTTTCACGCTGCTCAGCGAAATAAAAGTTTGCGTTTGTGACTGATATGGACcatgagagtgtgtatgtgtgtgtatgcgtgtgtgtgttcatcattaAAACACAAGCAGGCATGATTAATCTAGTGACCTTCAGCTTGTGTCTGTATATTCATGAGAGAGCGAGAAATTCAGTCGCTTGTGTTGGTGGGTGTGGCCTATGGTAATTACTACAGATGTCACTGGTGTGGTGATTTATGAATAATCATCATTAATTACAGCGCAGGGTCTGCAGAAGGTTCGAAGGGCTTAGCTATTGATCTACACCCTATTAGACACCCACATACACACATGACAGTGAAATGATTACTCACTTTGTCCAACCTTCATGATGATTTTCATCGACTTGGTTTTACACACCCCTCCTTCCTGATTATCCAGCCCTTCCATCGTTCCATTAGATGTAGCTGAAACACAATGCCAAAAACAAGAACTTCAGCAACATGATATCAACATGTGTTGCTATTATATATGCAAACCCATAACTGAGATTACTCAAAGCTAACTAGATGATGTAACTGCGTTATATGAATATTCATGTAGTCAAGTTTCAGTGTAGAACCTTCATAAATCATGTAACCAAACTTGTATTTGCCATTTAGgaacctgtttttttttgtctgttgttaTTTGTTTTGGGGTTGAAAGATGAAATGGTCAGGAGGACCCCTGCTGAAAGTGTGCCTTTGCTCTTTAACAATTCAATAGGAAATAAGAAggattaaagtaataataataagctgATTTACTTCACCAGCGAGGCAAAGGCCTCCAGCACCAGTAGTGCTTGTTAATAATTTAGCGAATAAGGcacggagagagagagcgctatTAATGAATGTGAGGTTTGGAGCATGTTTAAGAGCGTGTAACACTTTAGCCACAGCAGATGTTTGTCGAGAAACAAGTGAACGAGAGGAAAACagtctaaataataaaaaaaaaataccagtcCTCTCTTTTTTTGAGTACATGTCGGACTGGCTTAAAAAATAAAGTGAggaaaatggtaacactttaacaTAGGGAACAATTTTCACAATAAACTAGTTGCTAACTAACATTGCCTATTATTATCATATAgtctgtttattagtgcttataaaacacaacttctgcatgagcatattctaaatccctaatcctacccaaaacctaaacttaacaactaccttactaactattgataagcagcaaattagtaatTTTATTGAGACAAAAGTTGTAGTTTATGGTTAGTTAATAGCGAGAATAGGACATTAAAATAGTGTGACCAAGAAAACTAGAAAACTTTTCTTGCAATTCGactttacaataaaattaatttgaactTAATTAAGCCATTTGATGTCATTATCTGTTGCTAAACAAACTATCAGCAGTATTCTGGCCACTGGTCCCACGTGTCCCATGTGGGCTTTTAACCGAACAATGCAGCTATGccttgtgcgtgtgtgcgtgtgtatccaCACCCGGCAGGCTTGCGGTCTATTGGGTCAGTAACACAGAGCTAACGAGCTGCCAAGGGCTTAATGTCTGGTCAGCGTCCAGAACAATGTGGCCTgcattcagagagagagaaagaaacggGGGAGGGCGGTGATGTTGGAGTCTATGAGGCGCCTGTCCCCCCATCATCACTTTTTTTTCCGATGCTGCCGAGGATGGAGTGTGAGGGAGTTATGTGTGTGCCATGTGACGGATCCGTCTGATTCTACTTTCTTCTAGTTCTGTTTGTTAGGACTGCAGCATGACACCATCTGACTCTCTCTGTTGCTTCTTTAACCTGTGGCTTTGTAGTGCTGAGAAACACACAAGCACATTACATGTAAAGCTCCTTAAAAGCTTGCGTTCCTTTCATAAATCTGGCAAATGAGCCTAAACACGCAcgcattaaaacaaacaaataatcacATGATGATTTCACATTCCAGGTCAACAGTCACATGACACAACATGCGgttcatttagttttagtttaagtgATGAATTTAGTAGAATACAAAGACACTTTTGAAGCACTTCTTCATAGATGAGTTTAAGTGAAAGAATGTTTGACTTTGAACTGACAGAGCGGCTGGCAAAGAGTATTTCTGTGTAGGACAGGTTTGGCCTACATTATGAAGGCCAAATTTCCCCAGGAAAGCTTGAAACCTACTTTGTGGAGAGCAGCGAGAGGGCTCCATGAAGTAAAAAAAGGACGAATAAATAAGCTAAATACTTTAACCTAAAAATAAGGcagttaaataatttttaaaaatcattagagtattataaaacaatagagGTCAATGGAAAGTACCCACCATAATAGAAAATACTGTATTGTTAATATAGTTCAATAACTAAAAACCTCCCTTTGGCATGTccttattaaaatgattaataaataaaatattactaaaataaaatattctaaaatgGAAAAAGTTTTCTTTTAGTGGTATAATTAGGGTTTGGGTTAGTCTGCAGTATGTATTGTACATATGTGATAGACTAGGTTATGACCCCAGCTAGATAAATGTGTCTGTGTGCTACACGAGGACACCAAACTCAACACTGACACCAATACCTGTTTGGTGAAACCCTATCAAGCTCAAACAGACTGCGAGGTATGTAAAGTCCTGCCATGACAAAAGGGCAACCAGTGGGACAGGACTGGAAAACGACACCATGCAGGCGTTAAATGCTTAGAAATGTTGCATAGTATTACACTGAAACATCAaatgatttttataataataataattaatagcaATAATTGAATATAAATAGCTATTTGAATGTAAATATGAGTTGTGATGATGAGTTGTTGCTGTGGAGTTTGACCTGATCAACATGGCGTCAGGGTCACAGAGTGGTGAACAGCTCTCAGGCCAATAATGAGAGCTGACAcacaataatacacacacacaaacattgcaCATCTACTCTAATAAGATATGGCACGGCACCTCGAAAAGCTCTCACTGGCTTTGAACAAAGCCAAACAAcatgtctctctctttctatctctctttcAAAGTCAGCAATTCTTCATTGGCATGATTATTAACATTTATGATATTGACAAAGCATATGAGAAATAGAAACTATAACAAATGAAATaacaaaaaaggaaaggaaaggaaagaaatTAAGCTTTAAAGTAAAATACAATGGGAATGAATTTCAACTCTTTCTATGATTTAATGTTATAAATCACTTTTCACTTATCAGTAGTACATGTTCATCATCGTTGGTGTCTGAAGACATGCTCGCACTCAAGCAATCGCATGCTGTTACATTACATAACTAGTTGCTAAGGggcattgttttcatttttcatcatctgTCAGTAAGGGGagctctgaaaaaaataataattcagagaATGTGAAATCGTCTTTCTCTGAACCTGCAACACGTGTTAAATGTTTCTGCCCATCTCAGGAAACACACAACTTTGAAGAATAACCAGTCATAGACTCCGTCCGAATTAAAAATGAtgaaacaataattaaaacattcAGCTTTTTAAGTACTACTgcctttttttttaccaattaacTATTATTCTATTCTTAAGGGACAAAATTTCTGAACGCATCTTTTTACATAGATGTAGTTTGCCTCTGCTACATTCATTTGATTTAATGTTTCTGCAGATTGTATTCTTTTTTATGAAACATtcttgcttctctctctctctcgtgccaTATTTAGATCATGTATCTCTCTTCTGGATCCCGGCTCGAGGGCAGTCTGTCAGACCAGATCACATCAAGCTCATATTCACACACAACCATATCAGAGTCATCCGAATCAGGCTGCATATGAACAATAGAAGAGCCTTTTGAAAGTTTGGCCAGCACACACCAGGCCTcaacaataaagcaataaagtTGAACAATGACCCGggagaaattattctaatatgtgatttggtgctaaaaaaataaataaaaattatatatatatatatagggaggaAGGAAGCCCTTTAATGTCTAATGAACAATATGTAAATAACTTtctgaaacattaaaatatgttcCTCAAAAATAGCTGTTTATCGTATTTATGTGAAAATGTTGTCAGGCCAAGTAAAAATCTATATGACTGGCCTAAAGAAAAATCCTCATTGTTGAGTCCTGCGTCACTGTTGACGTTTGGCTTGCTGAACACGTTTATAAGGGACTGAAATCATCTGATTGGTTTCTAAGCAGATCCAATTGATAAAGACAGAGTGATTAAACTGAGCTATTaggattaaattttttaattaatgactTATCGAAT
This window contains:
- the efnb2a gene encoding ephrin-B2a; the encoded protein is MGDSLWRYYFGVLFIACKVNLSRALIMDSIYWNTTNTKFVPGQGLVLYPQIGDKMDIVCPRMEGGSTEGVEYYKLYMVPLEQLKSCQVTKADTPLLNCVKPDQDVKFTLKFQEFSPNLWGLEFFRGKDYYIISTSNGTMEGLDNQEGGVCKTKSMKIIMKVGQNPSDPISPKEYPTSYPPKHPDIGGKDTKSNEVLDKPDAAHQGEEKGDGNKSSSVIGSEVALFACIASASVIVIIIIIMLVVLLLKYRRRHRKHSPQHATTLSLSTLATPKRGGSGGNNNGSEPSDIIIPLRTADSVFCPHYEKVSGDYGHPVYIVQEMPPQSPANIYYKV